A window of Verrucomicrobiia bacterium genomic DNA:
GTAATGTTAATCCTAGCCATCTCCTCATCGGTAACCTTCCGCCCGGGACTGTAGGTGCGACGGTCCAAACGACAACTGACTTTCAGCCCTTTGGCGGTGGTTGTGCCCGCAATGAGATTCACAATGGTCTCGTAATCTCGTAGGGGCTCGCCACGCCAGTTGGACG
This region includes:
- a CDS encoding ISAzo13 family transposase; translated protein: SNWRGEPLRDYETIVNLIAGTTTAKGLKVSCRLDRRTYSPGRKVTDEEMARINITPSRFHGEWNYVIRPH